The following coding sequences lie in one Catharus ustulatus isolate bCatUst1 chromosome 40, bCatUst1.pri.v2, whole genome shotgun sequence genomic window:
- the NOP9 gene encoding nucleolar protein 9, which yields MAAHAAAPAGPGLSRQRRQSVPRLDPDTAEYFRRALEMLEEGLSEEELALFVPAVLSEAASAPPQILAVSPGPSRLLLRLLPLSPELLEGLVGEVGKDLGGLARDPNGSFVLRALLGVLGGTGDKVPDPEGAEPKKKWAWPALEGEEPKPKGAELPAWFRPLLEELAQGLEKEMPALLSPACASLCLQGALSALHRSQSPACSRFCRALIGCLGQDSPAHGHSPLLTSLQDPARSRLLEAAMTALDPQGLRELFRGHLKGHVRGVASHRVANHGLQRLLDHAPEDVVSEVLSELGPALEEPLARGHPGVLIALLGAAQRHPRLQGDALRWLFQALRCWAPPKHPQCVAALAQLRPLGGGAEDQEGAEPEPLPAVSLWGSLALQLLLRFRDPSPIWGSLLALPPPALPALARSPPGSRLWERILDSPNVPGSARKRLLRRLQGHWALLARDRSGSRVLDAAWTGSDVIQRAKMAAELAPHLQELLRDPHGRGAARNLGLEFFLRDRGGWERLQRGEGRRGRGLGL from the exons ATGGCGGCGCACGCGGCGGcgcccgccgggccgggcctgTCGCGACAGCGGCGACAGTCGGTGCCTCGCCTCGATCCCGACACCGCCGAGTATTTCCGGAGAgccctggagatgctggaggagGGGCTGAGCGAGGAGGAGCTCG ctctCTTCGTCCCCGCCGTGCTCTCCGAAGCCGCCTCggcccctccccaaatcctggccGTGTCCCCAGGACCCTCCCGGCTCCTCCTGCGcctcctgcccctcagccct gagctgctggaggggctggtggGGGAGGTGGGCAAAGATTTGGGGGGATTGGCCCGGGACCCCAACGGGAGCTTCGTGCTCAGGGCgctgctgggggtgctggggggcaCGGGGGATAAAG TTCCTGACCCCGAGGGGGCGGAGCCAAAGAAGAAGTGGGCGTGGCCAGCGCTGGAAGGGGAGGAGCCAAAGCCAAAGGGGGCGGAGCTTCCGGCCTGGTTCCGCCccctgctggaggagctggcccAGGGCTTGGAGAAGGAAATGCCAG ccctgctgagcccgGCCTGCGCCAGCCTCTGCCTGCAGGGGGCGCTCTCCGCCCTGCACCGCAGCCAATCCCCGGCCTGCTCCCGCTTCTGCCGCGCCCTGATTGGCTGCCTCGGCCAGGACAGCCCCGCCCACGGCCACAG CCCCCTGCTGACGTCACTGCAGGACCCCGCCCGGTCCCGCCTCCTGGAGGCGGCCATGACAGCCCTGGACCCCCAGGGACTCCGGGAGCTCTTCCGGGGTCACCTCAAAGGTCACGTGAGGGGCGTGGCCTCGCACCGAGTGGCCAATCACGGCCTGCAGCGGCTCCTGGACCACGCCCCCGAGGATGTG GTGTCGGAGGTGCTGTCGGAGCTGGGCCCCGCCCTGGAGGAGCCGCTGGCCCGGGGCCACCCCGGGGTGTTGATCGCCCTGCTGGGGGCGGCCCAGCGGCACCCGCGGCTCCAGGGCGACGCCCTCAGGTGGCTCTTCCAG GCCTTGCGCTGCTGGGCCCCGCCCAAGCACCCCCAGTGCGTCGccgccctggcccagctccgCCCACTGGGGGGCGGGGCCGAAGACCAGGAGGGGGCGGAGCCTGAG ccccttcccgCCGTGTCcctctgggggtccctggccctgcagctcctgctgcgtttccgggacccctccccaatttgggGGTCGCTGCTGGCGCTGCCCCCCCCGGCGCTGCCGGCGCTGGCGCGGAGCCCCCCCGGGAGCCGCCTCTGGGAGCGAATCCTCGACTCCCCAAACGTCCCCGGGAGCGCCCGGAAACGCCTCCTGCGCCGCCTCcag ggTCACTGGGCGCTGCTGGCGCGGGATCGGAGCGGGAGCCGAGTGCTGGACGCGGCCTGGACAGGAAGTGATGTCATCCAGAGGGCCAAGATGGCCGCCGAGCTCG ccccccacctgcaggagctgctgcggGACCCCCACGGCCGCGGCGCCGCCCggaatttggggctggaatttttcctcagggacagggggggaTGGGAGCGGCTCCAGAGGGGGGAGGGGcgcagggggcggggcctggggcTCTGA